In the Mytilus galloprovincialis chromosome 10, xbMytGall1.hap1.1, whole genome shotgun sequence genome, one interval contains:
- the LOC143049153 gene encoding perlucin-like, with product MAFLQYAVAILFVIMSAAKSECQRGWVHFGNSCYFFSTRHKSWLDAATFCRAYHSELASVETRAENDFMTDTINRIKNGLSKKRNSDPDFWIGGTDAVIEGLWIWAASGKAITYSNFHDNAPDNLVQNNPDGQNCLEIVQWTGKVGKWNDDNCLDESHFICEMEFPASGGGILG from the exons TTATAATGTCTGCTGCAAAGTCAGAATGTCAAAGAGGCTGGGTGCACTTTGGAAATTCTTGCTACTTTTTCAGTACTAGACATAAGTCATGGTTGGATGCAGCG ACTTTCTGTAGAGCGTACCATTCGGAATTAGCATCAGTAGAGACTAGAGCAGAAAACGACTTCATGACAGACACTATAAATCGTATAAAAAATGGATTATCCAAAAAGCGAAACTCTGATc CAGATTTTTGGATAGGTGGAACAGATGCAGTAATTGAGGGTTTATGGATCTGGGCAGCGAGTGGAAAAGCCATAACCTACAGTAATTTCCATGATAATGCACCGGATAATTTAGTTCAAAATAACCCTGACGGTCAAAACTGTCTCGAGATTGTCCAGTGGACAGGCAAAGTGGGCAAATGGAATGATGACAACTGTTTGGACGAATCGCACTTTATTTGTGAAATGGA aTTTCCAGCATCTGGAGGAGGTATTTTGGGATAA